A region from the Synergistaceae bacterium genome encodes:
- a CDS encoding S-layer homology domain-containing protein, producing the protein MKKLVALLAIVSVAVLAAPALSATNPFMDVPMNHWAYDAIGQLAAHGILSGYPDGLYKGRQATTRYEMASALARALAVVDMTKASKQDVEMLKRLVVEFKDELEALGVRVDELDKRVAVLEDRLGGWHIHGTLVFDVNYKSANEAPDPEGQFKYDEARIFFERTWGENDEYKFVARLRNEGNGNGGHSNKNTESAWFDRFFVEMPFFGDSRLTVGRFAWNWESAYVVDGKMPETGGWHGGALISDFRTNGFGLTKNFGIGRVQAIIAHPEEFGVSVYNADIDPKTGAATLNSVTPTNNWMFMLNGSFQFTERIGLDLGGQIYVGDNAEESPVYTFADAGDGTIYNRGALSFKNMWTIFAGLRFNFTDSIAFKGIYYHQKIKADELMYVPSLSPYMFWSGVDFDDPNHWAVMFDVKQDALKFTSIWLEYGQFDEGFVVTEGDQDHIFYSGSSVLTDRFMTGNQLDYKVKYWRVALGQQWTEKFATHIFYYGYDLSDYAYTDGTYLYYGVKPHEVGVGVQYKLNDYTTMGLNYVSVKSDIPGDDKDNVVRFRTAISF; encoded by the coding sequence ATGAAAAAATTAGTAGCTTTATTAGCTATTGTTTCAGTAGCAGTACTTGCAGCCCCGGCTCTTTCGGCAACAAATCCCTTCATGGACGTACCGATGAACCACTGGGCATATGATGCAATCGGTCAGTTAGCAGCACATGGTATTTTATCAGGTTATCCCGATGGACTTTACAAAGGCAGACAGGCCACTACACGTTATGAGATGGCTTCAGCTTTAGCAAGAGCACTCGCAGTTGTAGATATGACCAAAGCCAGCAAACAGGATGTCGAGATGTTAAAGAGACTCGTTGTTGAGTTTAAGGACGAGCTTGAGGCACTCGGAGTCCGCGTTGATGAGCTTGATAAGAGAGTAGCAGTGCTTGAGGACAGACTCGGCGGCTGGCACATTCATGGAACATTAGTGTTCGATGTCAACTACAAGAGCGCAAATGAGGCTCCGGATCCTGAAGGCCAATTCAAGTATGATGAAGCCAGAATCTTCTTTGAGCGTACATGGGGCGAGAATGACGAGTATAAGTTCGTAGCCAGACTTAGAAACGAAGGCAACGGCAACGGCGGTCATTCAAACAAGAATACAGAGAGCGCATGGTTTGACAGATTCTTTGTTGAGATGCCTTTCTTCGGCGACTCAAGGTTGACAGTTGGACGCTTTGCATGGAACTGGGAGAGTGCATACGTAGTAGACGGTAAAATGCCCGAGACTGGCGGTTGGCACGGCGGCGCATTGATTTCCGACTTCAGAACGAACGGATTTGGACTTACAAAGAATTTCGGTATCGGCAGAGTTCAGGCAATCATAGCACATCCTGAAGAGTTCGGCGTATCAGTTTATAATGCAGATATCGATCCTAAGACTGGTGCAGCAACTCTTAATTCTGTAACGCCTACAAATAACTGGATGTTCATGCTTAACGGCTCATTCCAGTTCACAGAGCGTATCGGATTAGATCTCGGCGGACAGATTTACGTCGGCGACAACGCAGAGGAGAGCCCAGTTTACACATTCGCAGATGCAGGCGACGGCACTATTTATAATCGCGGTGCGCTTTCATTCAAGAATATGTGGACGATTTTCGCAGGTCTTCGCTTTAACTTCACTGATAGTATTGCTTTCAAAGGTATTTACTATCATCAGAAGATCAAAGCAGACGAGCTTATGTATGTTCCTTCATTAAGTCCTTATATGTTCTGGTCAGGCGTTGATTTTGACGATCCTAACCACTGGGCAGTCATGTTTGATGTAAAGCAGGACGCTTTGAAGTTCACCAGCATTTGGCTCGAGTATGGCCAGTTTGATGAGGGCTTCGTAGTAACTGAAGGCGATCAGGATCATATATTCTACAGCGGAAGCAGCGTTCTTACAGATCGTTTCATGACCGGCAACCAGCTTGACTATAAGGTGAAATACTGGAGAGTCGCACTTGGTCAGCAGTGGACAGAGAAGTTTGCAACACATATCTTCTACTATGGCTATGACCTTAGTGATTATGCTTACACTGACGGAACTTATTTATATTACGGTGTGAAACCTCATGAAGTCGGCGTAGGTGTACAGTATAAGCTCAATGACTACACGACAATGGGACTTAACTATGTCAGCGTAAAGAGCGACATCCCCGGCGACGACAAGGACAACGTTGTAAGATTCAGAACAGCAATCTCCTTCTAG
- the tmk gene encoding dTMP kinase, translating to MKAKFIVIEGIDGSGKSTQAEKIAKWLENFTGLKTTRTFEPGGCETCKKLREFILSSINYNSFSELLLFLADRAEHVNKLILPELESGHNVICERYNDSTLAYQSGGHNENLSRVKKIIAACEFPEPDIKILLDITPEIAFKRVQERKNLNDKFESEGLELMTRVAKFYRSCSDFIVIHCDNLSENEVFNAIIAELEARI from the coding sequence ATGAAAGCAAAATTTATTGTAATAGAAGGCATTGACGGGAGCGGGAAGAGTACTCAGGCCGAGAAAATAGCAAAATGGCTTGAGAATTTCACCGGACTCAAGACTACACGGACATTTGAGCCGGGGGGCTGTGAGACCTGCAAAAAATTGCGCGAGTTCATATTATCGAGCATAAATTATAATAGTTTCTCGGAATTGTTATTATTTCTTGCTGACAGAGCCGAACACGTGAATAAATTAATTTTGCCTGAACTAGAAAGCGGCCATAATGTAATTTGCGAGCGATATAATGACTCGACTCTTGCTTATCAATCGGGCGGGCATAATGAGAATCTTTCACGCGTAAAAAAAATAATAGCTGCCTGCGAATTCCCCGAACCTGATATAAAAATTTTACTCGATATTACACCGGAAATAGCTTTTAAACGAGTTCAGGAGCGCAAGAATCTCAATGATAAATTTGAGTCTGAAGGCTTAGAATTAATGACCCGAGTCGCAAAATTTTACAGGTCATGCAGTGATTTTATAGTGATTCATTGTGATAATCTTTCAGAAAATGAAGTTTTTAATGCGATAATTGCAGAATTGGAGGCTAGAATTTGA
- a CDS encoding type II toxin-antitoxin system Phd/YefM family antitoxin → MIYTSLKEAKERLYEFVMLLEDGEENYVVITRKGRPVAKIVEYYSHETDTPRKLGIGKGKFNFSPANQAEYDAIDEEVAKQMLEGALFPDEVSN, encoded by the coding sequence ATGATTTATACGAGCCTTAAGGAAGCAAAAGAACGTCTATATGAATTTGTCATGCTGCTAGAAGACGGCGAAGAGAATTATGTCGTTATCACACGTAAAGGCCGCCCTGTTGCAAAAATAGTCGAATATTATTCGCACGAAACAGATACTCCGCGCAAACTTGGTATAGGTAAGGGCAAATTCAATTTTTCGCCGGCTAATCAAGCTGAATATGACGCAATTGACGAAGAAGTAGCCAAACAAATGTTGGAAGGAGCATTATTCCCCGATGAAGTATCTAATTGA
- a CDS encoding DUF327 family protein yields MSPIQIKRGGGGEPAQPRVEFGSSSTGHHAEPASNISASGFSFESAMEAAELEDLLDQLYELSDKLSVFPGGRLIAEYRSVLNELLKRATKGLRIKRDMRWRKTDRKLYVTIERAEQAMDELEEAFLYEGNRTKALALMEEIKGCLISLLM; encoded by the coding sequence TTGAGTCCCATTCAGATAAAACGAGGGGGCGGGGGAGAGCCTGCACAGCCCAGAGTCGAATTTGGAAGCTCAAGCACAGGACATCACGCCGAACCGGCATCAAATATTTCTGCGTCAGGATTTTCTTTTGAGTCAGCAATGGAGGCCGCCGAACTTGAAGACTTGCTAGATCAGTTATATGAATTATCCGATAAATTATCAGTATTTCCGGGGGGTAGATTAATAGCTGAATACCGTTCAGTCCTGAATGAGTTATTAAAGCGTGCGACAAAGGGACTGCGAATCAAGCGCGACATGAGATGGCGGAAAACTGACCGCAAATTATACGTAACAATTGAACGCGCGGAACAGGCAATGGACGAATTAGAAGAGGCGTTCTTATACGAGGGGAATCGCACGAAGGCACTAGCTTTAATGGAGGAAATAAAAGGTTGTCTAATCTCGCTGTTAATGTAA
- a CDS encoding type II toxin-antitoxin system YoeB family toxin, producing the protein MASVRIDKKNRLVFHVTDKQVTIAACGGHYDDK; encoded by the coding sequence TTGGCGAGTGTGAGAATTGACAAGAAAAATAGACTCGTTTTTCATGTAACTGATAAACAAGTAACTATAGCTGCGTGCGGAGGACATTATGATGATAAATAG